A genomic stretch from Setaria viridis chromosome 1, Setaria_viridis_v4.0, whole genome shotgun sequence includes:
- the LOC117836260 gene encoding phosphoenolpyruvate carboxylase kinase 2 produces MSAELKRDYEIGEELGRGRFGVVHRCTSRATGEAFAVKSVDRSQLADDLDRELAQVEPKLAQLAGAGNPGVVQVHAVYEDEAWTHTVMDLCTGPDLLGWMGLRRGAPVPEPVAAAIVAQLAQALALCHRRGVAHRDVKPDNILIDAAEEDDEEDGAEGEGEGEAAPRARLADFGSAAWVGVGGLGRAEGLVGTPHYVAPEVVSGGEYGAKADVWSAGVVMYTLLSGGALPFGGESGAEVLAAVMRGSVRFPPRLFGGVSPAAKDLMRRMICRDEWRRFTAEQVLAHPWIVSGGGARAVGQPT; encoded by the exons ATGAGTGCAGAGCTGAAGAGGGACTACGagatcggcgaggagctcggtCGCGGCCGCTTCGGTGTGGTCCACCGCTGCACGTCCCGCGCCACCGGCGAGGCCTTCGCCGTCAAGTCCGTGGACCGTTCGCAGCTGGCCGACGACCTCGACCGCGAGCTCGCGCAGGTGGAGCCCAAGCTGGcccagctcgccggcgcgggcAACCCCGGCGTGGTGCAGGTGCACGCGGTGTACGAGGACGAGGCGTGGACGCACACGGTGATGGACCTGTGCACGGGCCCGGACCTGCTCGGCTGGAtgggcctccgccgcggcgcgcccGTGCCGGAGCCCGTGGCGGCCGCCATCGTCGCGCAGCTCGCCCAGGCGCTGGCGCTCTGCCACCGCCGCGGGGTGGCGCACCGCGACGTCAAGCCCGACAACATCCTCATcgacgccgccgaggaggacgacgaggaggacggcgccgagggcgagggcgagggcgaggcggcgccgcgCGCACGCCTGGCGGACTTCGGGTCCGCGGCGTGGGTGGGCGTGGGGGGCCTTGGCCGCGCGGAGGGGCTGGTGGGGACGCCCCACTACGTGGCGCCCGAGGTGGTGTCCGGCGGCGAGTACGGCGCCAAGGCCGACGTGTGGAGCGCCGGGGTGGTGATGTACACGCTGCTCtccggcggcgcgctcccctTCGGCGGCGAGAGCGGCGCGGAGGTGCTGGCGGCCGTGATGCGGGGCAGCGTGCGGTTCCCGCCCAGGCTGTTCGGCGGCGTGTCCCCGGCCGCCAAGGACCTGATGAGGCGCATGATCTGCCGTGACGAGTGGAGGAGGTTCACCGCTGAGCAAGTCCTCG CTCACCCGTGGATcgtgagcggcggcggagcccgcGCTGTGGGGCAGCCAACCTGA
- the LOC117862815 gene encoding adenosine kinase 2 has protein sequence MAVSEGVLLGMGNPLLDISAVVDDAFLSKYDIKLNNAILAEEKHLPMYDELASKSNVEYIAGGATQNSIRVAQWMLQTPGATSYMGCIGKDKFGEEMKKNAQAAGVTAHYYEDETAPTGTCAVCVVGGERSLIANLSAANCYKSEHLKRPENWALVEKAKYIYIAGFFLTVSPDSIQLVAEHAAANNKVFLMNLSAPFICEFFRDAQEKVLPYVDYIFGNETEAKIFAKVRGWETENIEEIALKISQLPLASGKQKRIAVITQGADPVVVAEDGKVKTFPVILLPKEKLVDTNGAGDAFVGGFLSQLVQGKSIEDSVKAGCYAANVIIQRPGCTYPEKPDFN, from the exons ATGGCGGTGAGCGAGGGCGTGCTCCTGGGGATGGGCAACCCCCTCCTCGACATCTccgccgtcgtcgacgacgcCTTCCTCTCAAA GTATGATATCAAGCTGAACAATGCCATTCTGGCCGAGGAGAAGCACTTGCCTAT GTACGATGAGTTGGCCAGCAAGAGCAATGTTGAATACATTGCTGGAG GAGCCACCCAGAACTCTATCAGGGTTGCCCAA TGGATGCTTCAAACTCCTGGTGCAACGAGTTACATGGGATGCATCGGAAAGGACAAGTTTGGTGAGGAGATGAAGAAGAATGCTCAAGCTGCAGGAGTTACT GCTCACTACTACGAGGATGAGACAGCTCCTACCGGCACATGTGCTGTATGTGTTGTTGGCGGTGAAAG GTCACTGATTGCAAATCTGTCGGCGGCAAACTGTTACAAATCTGAGCATCTAAAGAGACCAGAGAACTGGGCACTAG TTGAGAAGGCAAAATACATCTACATTGCTGGTTTTTTCCTTACGGTGTCACCCGATTCGATTCAGCTAGTTGCTGAGCATGCTGCAGCAAATAACAAG GTGTTCCTGATGAACCTTTCTGCTCCCTTCATCTGTGAGTTTTTCCGTGATGCCCAAGAGAAGGTTCTCCC GTATGTTGACTACATCTTCGGAAATGAAACTGAGGCAAAGATCTTTGCCAAAGTCCGTGGATGGGAG ACTGAGAATATTGAGGAGATTGCTTTGAAGATCTCCCAACTTCCTTTGGCTTCTGGCAAGCAAAAGAGGATTGCCGTCATCACTCAGGGTGCTGATCCAGTGGTTGTTGCTGAGGATGGAAAG GTGAAAACATTCCCTGTGATCCTATTGCCCAAGGAGAAGCTTGTTGACACCAACGGTGCAG GTGACGCGTTCGTTGGAGGTTTCCTCTCTCAGTTGGTTCAGGGCAAGAGCATCGAAGACTCCGTGAAGGCTGGTTGCTACGCCGCCAACGTGATCATCCAGCGCCCTGGCTGCACGTACCCTGAGAAGCCTGACTTCAACTAG
- the LOC117837303 gene encoding pentatricopeptide repeat-containing protein At5g66520: MGSGILNARPSSWLAAVAAAAAKPASFPSAHVVLLTSGHLSSRASVNSLLRAAPFPSACALLLRLLHLHRLLPDHISLSFSLHSCTRVPSHQLTSLVHSLAVRLGHCRDVYVVNAAVSSYFTASDVASADRLFAEISRSKDVTDVVTWTTMVTGHANAGNLRRARWFFEAMPERNVVSWNAMLGAYARAGRLSEARKLFDAMPDRNAATWSSMINGLVHSGHCEEALRVFGDIVGSCVVPNEAALVSAVSACTQLRSAEHGAWVHAYAERKLHGAMSITLATAIVDMYGKCGSIHNAVRVFAAMPVRNIYSWNSMIAGLAMNGGERQALSLLWKMQMAGIRPNDITFIGLLSACSHSGLVSEGRRVFDSMVEDFKIQPVPEHYGIMVDLLGRSGRVREAVYFVKSMPVEPHPGLWGALASACKMHGEVELGEEVAKMLIELEPRHGSRYILLSNLYGSANRWDDMATVRELLKRRKVPKGTGNTVVGNDIQQTE; this comes from the coding sequence ATGGGGAGCGGCATCCTTAACGCCCGGCCCTCCTCCTGGCTCGCCGCcgtggctgccgccgccgccaagccggCCAGCTTCCCCAGCGCACACGTCGTCCTCCTGACCTCTGGCCACCTCTCCTCCCGTGCCTCCGTCAACTCCCTCCTTCGCGCTGCCCCCTTCCCCTCAGCCTGCGCgcttctcctccgcctcttgcacctccaccgcctcctgccCGACCAtatctccctctccttctcgcTACACTCCTGCACCCGCGTCCCAAGCCATCAGCTCACCAGCCTCGTCCACTCGCTCGCCGTCAGGCTTGGCCACTGCCGCGACGTCTACGTCGTTAatgccgccgtctcctcctaCTTCACCGCTTCCGACGTCGCCTCCGCCGATCGGCTGTTCGCGGAGATCTCCAGATCCAAGGATGTCACTGACGTTGTCACCTGGACCACCATGGTCACGGGGCATGCCAACGCCGGCAATCTGAGGCGGGCTAGGTGGTTCTTCGAGGCGATGCCCGAGAGGAACGTGGTTTCTTGGAACGCGATGCTGGGAGCGTACGCTCGCGCCGGGAGGCTGTCCGAGGCGCGGAAGCTGTTTGATGCAATGCCCGACAGGAACGCTGCCACTTGGAGCTCCATGATCAATGGGCTCGTGCACTCTGGGCACTGCGAGGAGGCGCTGAGGGTGTTCGGTGATATTGTCGGTAGCTGTGTGGTGCCGAACGAAGCTGCGCTGGTGAGCGCCGTCTCAGCGTGCACGCAGCTGCGGTCGGCGGAGCATGGCGCGTGGGTGCACGCCTATGCCGAGCGGAAGCTGCACGGGGCCATGAGCATCACCCTTGCCACCGCGATCGTTGACATGTATGGAAAATGTGGGAGTATCCATAATGCTGTCAGGGTGTTCGCTGCAATGCCCGTTAGAAACATATACTCCTGGAACTCAATGATCGCTGGTCTTGCAATGAATGGTGGCGAGAGGCAGGCCTTGTCGCTCTTATGGAAGATGCAAATGGCCGGTATTCGACCAAATGACATAACTTTTATTGGGTTGCTGAGTGCTTGCAGCCACTCAGGCCTCGTCAGTGAGGGCCGTAGGGTATTCGACAGTATGGTTGAGGACTTCAAAATACAACCAGTCCCGGAGCATTACGGTATTATGGTCGATTTGCTTGGCCGGTCTGGTCGTGTTAGGGAGGCAGTATATTTCGTCAAGAGTATGCCTGTGGAACCTCACCCTGGCTTATGGGGTGCGCTAGCCAGTGCCTGCAAGATGCATGGAGAGGTAGAGCTTGGTGAGGAAGTTGCCAAAATGCTTATTGAACTGGAGCCTCGGCATGGCAGCCGGTACATTCTCCTGTCAAACTTATATGGCTCTGCAAATAGATGGGATGACATGGCCACCGTGCGCGAGCTCCTCAAACGCCGAAAGGTCCCCAAGGGCACTGGCAACACTGTGGTTGGAAATGACATACAGCAAACGGAGTGA
- the LOC117842262 gene encoding transcription factor MYB30: MGRAPCCEKMGLKRGPWTPEEDRILVAHIERHGHSNWRALPKQAGLLRCGKSCRLRWINYLRPDIKRGNFTREEEDAIIHLHTVLGNRWSAIAARLPGRTDNEIKNVWHTYLKKRLEPKPATQQAPRRKSKKQQQQQPAEIVMLDGPGSTVPVSSPEQSLSTSTTSSTDYSAASSVENNADSSFTSEEDYQIEDSFWSETLAMTVDSSDSFGMEREDACVEAAPSANDDMDFWLKLFMQASDMQNLSQI; this comes from the exons ATGGGGCGCGCTCCGTGCTGCGAGAAGATGGGTCTGAAGAGGGGGCCCTGGACGCCGGAGGAGGACAGGATCCTGGTGGCGCACATCGAGCGCCACGGCCACAGCAACTGGCGCGCGCTGCCCAAGCAGGCGGGCCTCCTGCGctgcggcaagagctgccgcCTCCGATGGATCAACTACCTCCGCCCGGACATCAAGCGCGGCAACTTcacccgggaggaggaggacgccatcATCCACCTCCACACCGTGCTCGGCAACAG ATGGTCGGCAATTGCTGCCAGGCTGCCGGGGAGGacggacaacgagatcaagaacgTCTGGCACACGTACCTCAAGAAGCGCCTCGAGCCCAAGCCAGCCACCCAGCAGGCGCCCAGGCGCAAGtccaagaagcagcagcagcagcagcctgcggAGATCGTGATGCTCGACGGCCCGGGCAGCACCGTGCCGGTGTCGTCGCCGGAGCAGTCGCTCTCCAcgtccaccaccagcagcactgACTACTCGGCGGCCTCGTCGGTGGAGAACAACGCGGACAGCAGCTTCACCTCGGAGGAGGACTACCAGATCGAGGACAGCTTCTGGTCGGAGACGCTGGCGATGACGGTGGACAGCTCCGATTCTTTCGGGATGGAAAGGGAGGACGCCTGCGTTGAGGCGGCGCCGTCGGCCAACGATGACATGGACTTCTGGCTCAAGCTGTTCATGCAGGCCAGCGACATGCAGAATCTGTCCCAGATCTAG